The Zobellia alginiliquefaciens genome contains a region encoding:
- a CDS encoding DUF4254 domain-containing protein gives MFSKFAYTVFEESIQKYHIKDNVYQPFVNPYPKDDIARLLYRKNWIDTVQWHYEDIIRDPEIAPDDALVLKRKIDASNQDRTDLVEFIDSYFLEKYKDVEVKADATINTESPAWAIDRLSILALKIYHMQEEVGRTDASVEHIEKCTQKLNVLLEQRKDLSTAIDQLLADIEAGDKYMKVYKQMKMYNDDELNPVLRGQK, from the coding sequence ATGTTCAGTAAATTCGCATATACAGTTTTTGAGGAAAGTATCCAGAAATATCACATTAAAGATAATGTCTATCAGCCTTTTGTTAACCCTTATCCTAAGGATGATATTGCACGTTTGCTTTATAGAAAAAATTGGATAGATACGGTGCAGTGGCATTATGAGGACATTATTCGTGATCCTGAAATAGCTCCTGACGATGCTTTGGTACTAAAACGAAAAATTGATGCTAGCAACCAAGACCGTACGGATTTGGTAGAGTTTATTGATAGCTATTTTTTAGAGAAATATAAAGATGTTGAGGTTAAGGCCGATGCCACTATAAATACCGAAAGTCCAGCTTGGGCCATAGATAGACTCTCAATTTTAGCTTTAAAAATCTATCACATGCAAGAAGAGGTTGGTCGTACGGACGCTTCTGTTGAGCATATTGAAAAATGTACTCAAAAATTGAACGTACTGTTAGAACAACGGAAAGACCTTTCCACTGCAATTGACCAATTATTAGCGGATATTGAGGCTGGAGACAAATATATGAAAGTATATAAGCAGATGAAGATGTATAATGATGATGAGTTGAACCCTGTTCTCCGTGGCCAAAAATAA
- a CDS encoding DUF6341 family protein, whose amino-acid sequence MKSFFEGIADLFVNHLFWPLDQLRFMHSWWGANIINWILAIICSAAFVYWMLQLKKYNDNDEEDKSISSHSYL is encoded by the coding sequence ATGAAATCATTTTTTGAAGGAATAGCGGATTTGTTCGTAAACCATTTGTTTTGGCCATTAGACCAGTTGCGTTTTATGCATAGCTGGTGGGGAGCCAATATTATTAACTGGATTCTTGCGATTATCTGTAGTGCAGCTTTCGTTTATTGGATGCTACAACTCAAAAAGTACAACGATAATGACGAAGAGGATAAATCTATCTCTTCTCACTCTTACCTTTAA
- the purD gene encoding phosphoribosylamine--glycine ligase → MNILILGAGGREHTLAWKLKQSPKLNNLYVAPGNAGTAEIAKNIPVGVNDFEGIKKAVLANNVNIVVVGPEDPLVNGVHDYFLNDSELKNIPVIGPQKAGAELEGSKEFAKEFMIRHNIPTAAYESFTAETLQEGFKFLETLQPPYVLKADGLAAGKGVVILEDIVDAKEELKTMLVDAKFGNASATVVIEEFLAGIELSVFVLTDGSGYKVLPTAKDYKRIGEGDAGLNTGGMGAISPVPFADEAFMNKIHQRIVKPTVEGLKKDNLPYKGFIFIGLIKVGDEPKVIEYNVRMGDPETEVVIPRIKNDLVDVLEAVANGTLDAIDLELDPRTASTVMLVSGGYPEAYEKGKEITGFDSVKDSLVFHAGTSLKEGKVVTSGGRVMAITSYGDTFKEALVTSYENIEKIKFEDMNYRKDIGFDL, encoded by the coding sequence ATGAATATTCTTATTTTAGGTGCTGGCGGTCGCGAGCACACTTTAGCCTGGAAACTAAAACAAAGCCCCAAACTAAATAATCTTTATGTAGCCCCCGGAAATGCGGGTACTGCCGAAATCGCCAAAAACATACCGGTTGGTGTAAACGATTTTGAGGGAATCAAAAAGGCTGTTCTGGCGAATAACGTGAATATTGTTGTAGTTGGCCCAGAAGACCCATTGGTAAACGGAGTTCATGATTACTTTCTTAACGATTCGGAATTAAAGAACATTCCAGTAATTGGACCGCAAAAAGCAGGAGCAGAACTGGAAGGCAGTAAAGAATTTGCTAAAGAGTTTATGATTAGGCACAACATTCCTACAGCAGCCTATGAAAGTTTTACTGCCGAGACACTTCAAGAAGGTTTCAAATTTCTTGAAACTTTACAGCCACCATATGTATTAAAAGCAGACGGACTAGCAGCTGGTAAAGGAGTTGTTATCCTTGAAGATATAGTTGATGCCAAAGAAGAGCTGAAAACCATGTTGGTAGACGCTAAATTCGGTAATGCCAGTGCTACTGTGGTTATAGAAGAGTTTCTAGCCGGTATAGAGCTCAGTGTTTTTGTTCTTACAGATGGTAGTGGTTATAAGGTTTTGCCAACTGCCAAAGACTACAAACGTATTGGAGAAGGTGACGCTGGACTCAATACAGGCGGTATGGGTGCTATTTCACCTGTTCCTTTTGCAGACGAGGCCTTTATGAACAAGATACACCAACGAATAGTTAAACCAACGGTAGAAGGCCTTAAAAAGGATAATTTGCCATATAAAGGTTTTATATTCATTGGCCTTATAAAGGTCGGTGACGAACCTAAGGTTATTGAATACAATGTGCGTATGGGCGATCCAGAGACGGAAGTGGTCATACCTAGAATAAAAAATGATTTAGTAGATGTTTTGGAAGCGGTGGCTAATGGAACTTTAGACGCTATAGATTTAGAACTAGACCCAAGAACGGCATCTACGGTAATGCTAGTTTCTGGTGGTTACCCTGAGGCATACGAAAAGGGCAAAGAAATTACTGGGTTTGATTCTGTTAAAGACTCATTGGTATTTCACGCGGGCACTAGTCTAAAAGAAGGTAAGGTAGTTACTAGTGGAGGTAGGGTAATGGCAATTACTTCCTACGGAGATACTTTCAAAGAGGCATTGGTTACATCTTATGAAAATATCGAGAAAATCAAATTTGAAGATATGAACTATAGAAAAGATATTGGATTCGACCTTTAA
- a CDS encoding glycosyltransferase family 4 protein, translating to MFFLETAISLFIGAFLLTYLTIPKIIKVVEHKRLMDDPNQRSSHSSKTPTLGGVSFFYVLILALFFIKDRDLYDEAMHMIPALTILFIIGLKDDLVVISPGAKLLAQAFAIIFILTNPSFTIHSLNGFLNINEIPYYLYLIIAGFMMITIINSYNLIDGIDGLASVVGIVIMVLYTTIFYLTGEYFFALISITMNASLMAFLGFNLSSDKKIFMGDTGSLIVGLIISILTLKFLALRPTSYTELPFLLENAPLIAISILIVPLFDTARVFAIRIANKKGPFSPDRNHTHHVLIDYWGLTHKQASFIIGCFNLLFVMLFIVLGSTAKNLGMVIMLVSVVIILGYVFFKYNYSFATLKQKILLKRKVDKIKSRVEESNLTKKKKDKQQTEDVEGKVKE from the coding sequence TTGTTTTTTTTAGAAACCGCCATATCATTATTTATAGGAGCCTTTCTTCTAACGTATTTAACCATTCCTAAAATTATAAAGGTGGTTGAGCATAAGCGTTTGATGGATGACCCAAATCAAAGGAGTTCTCACTCTTCAAAAACACCAACTCTAGGAGGGGTTTCCTTTTTTTATGTTCTCATACTTGCTCTTTTTTTTATAAAAGACAGGGATTTGTATGACGAAGCAATGCACATGATTCCAGCCTTAACAATACTTTTCATAATAGGCCTGAAAGATGACCTAGTCGTAATTTCACCTGGTGCAAAACTTCTGGCACAAGCCTTTGCAATAATATTTATACTTACGAATCCCAGTTTTACCATACACTCCCTCAACGGCTTTTTGAATATTAATGAAATACCCTATTACCTATATCTCATAATTGCTGGTTTTATGATGATTACAATCATTAACTCCTACAATCTAATTGATGGAATAGATGGGTTGGCCTCGGTAGTGGGTATTGTAATTATGGTACTTTATACCACTATTTTCTATCTAACTGGTGAATATTTCTTTGCGTTGATAAGTATTACTATGAACGCAAGTCTCATGGCGTTTTTAGGATTTAACCTATCTTCTGATAAAAAGATTTTCATGGGAGACACGGGTTCTTTAATTGTTGGGTTAATTATAAGTATACTTACTCTTAAATTTCTTGCATTAAGGCCAACGTCATATACAGAACTTCCGTTTCTTCTGGAGAACGCCCCTTTAATTGCCATAAGTATTTTGATAGTCCCACTTTTCGATACCGCGAGAGTGTTTGCTATACGGATTGCAAATAAAAAAGGTCCTTTTTCCCCCGATCGAAATCATACCCATCATGTGCTAATTGATTATTGGGGCCTTACACACAAACAGGCTAGTTTTATTATAGGCTGCTTCAACTTACTGTTTGTTATGTTGTTTATTGTACTGGGTAGTACTGCCAAAAATTTAGGTATGGTAATTATGTTGGTTTCCGTAGTTATTATTTTAGGTTATGTGTTCTTCAAGTATAATTATAGTTTTGCTACGTTGAAGCAAAAAATACTACTTAAGAGGAAGGTGGATAAAATAAAATCTAGAGTTGAAGAATCTAACCTTACCAAGAAGAAAAAAGATAAACAGCAAACAGAAGATGTTGAAGGAAAGGTTAAAGAATAA
- a CDS encoding glycosyltransferase family 4 protein, which translates to MRILFLTDNFIPETNAPAHRTYEHCREWVKQGEEVTVITCFPNFPYGKVYKGYKNKLYQVEWIEGIKVIRVWSFMAENKGFFKRIIDFLSYMISSFMVGLFVKTDLIIATSPQFFTAVSGRWLSFWKRKKWVMEVRDLWPESVKVVGAMKDNPAIRFFEYLEHKLYKSAWKIVPVTEFIGNEITRKHNVAKNKVLVIRNGVDLSLFQPLPKDEDLVAELGLQNKFIIGYIGTHGMAHGLDFILKTALKIENGKVHFLFVGSGAAKEDLLELDKSLQLTNTTFLPPVSKSEVKRYISILNMGLVNLIDSPVFLGALPSKMNELAAMKIPILLGVRGEAEDFVKNNNLGLCYIPENESSLISAINRALTAGETIDVDLHKVASQINRGSLAKKMLNFLRD; encoded by the coding sequence ATGAGAATTCTTTTTTTAACAGATAATTTCATACCAGAAACTAATGCGCCAGCACATAGAACCTATGAACATTGCCGAGAGTGGGTTAAGCAAGGAGAAGAGGTAACAGTTATTACCTGTTTTCCTAATTTTCCTTATGGTAAAGTATACAAAGGATATAAAAATAAGCTGTATCAGGTTGAATGGATTGAAGGTATTAAGGTAATTCGTGTTTGGTCTTTTATGGCTGAAAACAAGGGTTTCTTTAAACGGATTATAGATTTCTTAAGCTATATGATTTCTTCTTTTATGGTTGGATTGTTTGTCAAAACGGACTTAATTATCGCTACTTCTCCTCAATTTTTTACTGCAGTTTCTGGAAGGTGGCTTTCATTTTGGAAGAGAAAGAAATGGGTTATGGAAGTAAGAGATTTGTGGCCTGAATCGGTGAAAGTTGTAGGGGCTATGAAAGATAATCCTGCAATTCGGTTTTTTGAGTATCTAGAGCACAAGCTTTATAAAAGTGCTTGGAAGATTGTCCCAGTAACAGAGTTCATTGGCAATGAAATAACTAGAAAACACAATGTGGCCAAAAACAAGGTGCTTGTGATTCGAAATGGAGTAGATTTGAGCTTGTTTCAGCCTTTACCGAAAGATGAAGACTTAGTAGCTGAATTAGGATTGCAAAATAAATTTATCATTGGGTACATTGGCACCCACGGTATGGCTCATGGACTTGATTTTATACTTAAAACAGCTTTAAAAATAGAAAATGGTAAAGTACATTTTCTATTCGTGGGGTCAGGTGCGGCTAAAGAAGATTTATTAGAATTGGATAAAAGTCTACAATTAACAAATACTACATTTTTGCCACCTGTATCTAAATCTGAGGTTAAGCGTTATATTTCCATTCTTAACATGGGATTGGTCAATCTTATTGATTCACCCGTTTTCTTAGGAGCATTACCTTCGAAGATGAACGAATTGGCGGCAATGAAAATTCCAATACTTCTTGGCGTAAGAGGTGAGGCTGAAGATTTCGTAAAAAATAATAATTTAGGATTATGTTATATTCCCGAAAATGAAAGTAGTCTTATAAGTGCAATAAATAGGGCACTTACCGCTGGAGAAACAATTGATGTCGATTTGCATAAAGTTGCTTCCCAAATTAATAGAGGCTCTTTGGCGAAAAAGATGCTGAATTTTTTAAGGGATTAA
- the wecB gene encoding non-hydrolyzing UDP-N-acetylglucosamine 2-epimerase, whose amino-acid sequence MKIITIVGARPQFVKAAVVSRAVEEHNKNSDQKLTEIIVHTGQHFDENMSSVFFDQMNIPKPHYNLEINSLSHGAMTGKMLEKIEEVLLKEKPDWVLVYGDTNSTIAGALAAKKLHIKVAHVEAGLRSFNMRMPEEINRILTDRISDVLFCPTDTAIENLEKEGYANIDIEQIKCGDVMYDAALYYTNRAVKSDVVDSNNNFVLSTIHRQENTDDEVKLKVIFEALGEIAQKQKVILPLHPRTIKKLEEFKISLNKNIQILEPVGYFEMIWLLKHSTCVITDSGGLQKEAFFFKKPCITVRDETEWVELIRNGVNFLTGPSKERILAAFNDLKNMNINFDINLYGKGNTGEIIVKELVGYTV is encoded by the coding sequence ATGAAAATAATTACCATCGTAGGCGCTAGGCCTCAATTTGTAAAGGCTGCAGTTGTAAGCAGGGCAGTGGAAGAACATAATAAAAATTCCGATCAAAAATTAACCGAAATAATCGTTCACACAGGACAACATTTTGATGAGAATATGAGTTCAGTTTTTTTTGACCAAATGAACATTCCGAAGCCTCATTATAATTTAGAAATTAATAGTCTTTCGCATGGAGCCATGACTGGTAAGATGTTGGAGAAGATTGAGGAGGTATTGTTAAAGGAAAAACCAGACTGGGTTTTGGTATATGGCGACACGAACTCTACCATTGCAGGAGCATTGGCAGCAAAAAAATTACATATTAAAGTTGCCCATGTTGAAGCGGGATTACGTTCCTTCAACATGCGAATGCCTGAAGAAATCAATAGAATATTAACCGATAGAATCAGTGATGTTCTTTTTTGCCCAACTGATACAGCAATTGAGAATCTAGAGAAGGAAGGATATGCTAATATAGACATTGAACAAATAAAGTGTGGTGATGTGATGTACGATGCAGCACTTTATTATACCAATCGAGCAGTTAAATCAGATGTAGTAGACAGTAACAATAATTTCGTCTTGTCTACCATACATCGCCAAGAGAATACTGATGATGAGGTAAAATTGAAGGTTATTTTTGAAGCTTTGGGAGAAATCGCACAGAAACAAAAAGTAATTCTACCTTTACACCCTAGAACTATCAAAAAGTTGGAGGAATTTAAAATTTCTCTGAACAAGAATATTCAAATTTTGGAACCGGTAGGTTATTTTGAGATGATATGGCTTTTAAAACACAGTACTTGTGTTATTACTGATAGTGGAGGTTTGCAGAAAGAGGCGTTTTTCTTTAAAAAACCTTGTATTACCGTTCGAGATGAGACCGAATGGGTAGAATTAATCAGAAATGGGGTCAATTTTTTAACTGGTCCTAGCAAAGAGCGAATTTTGGCAGCATTTAATGATTTAAAAAACATGAATATAAATTTCGATATTAATCTCTATGGAAAGGGTAATACAGGGGAAATTATTGTAAAAGAACTAGTTGGATATACTGTATAA
- a CDS encoding glycosyltransferase family 4 protein: MKICHLTSVHTRYDIRIFKKECSSAAKAGFDISLIVADGQSDETINGVKIYGVPKAGSRLKRFVGTGKVVYEKALQLNAQIYHFHDPELFPYGIKLRKKGKKVIFDSHEDLPRALLSKPYLSRFAARIISAVMEKYENYCCRKYDALVTATPFINERFKKINTNSVNVNNFPFLDEFNQEGLIEKKSSNKVCYVGGVTKIRGLHFVIMALDQSRAILHLAGGIASSSYQQELQSENGWEKVKYHGNVSREKVKEILGDSVAGIVTFLPVPNHINAQPNKLFEYMSAGIPVIASNYPLWKGIVEKYKCGICVDPESSNEIANAIEYIVKNPNEAKRMGVNGRNAIEQVFNWEQEEKKLIDLYWRLS; this comes from the coding sequence ATGAAGATCTGTCATTTAACATCGGTCCATACTAGGTATGATATAAGAATATTTAAAAAGGAATGTTCCTCAGCGGCTAAAGCGGGCTTTGATATTTCTTTAATAGTCGCAGACGGCCAATCGGACGAGACGATAAATGGTGTCAAAATTTACGGTGTTCCAAAAGCTGGTTCTAGGCTGAAACGCTTTGTTGGCACGGGAAAAGTTGTTTATGAAAAAGCATTGCAATTAAACGCTCAAATATACCATTTTCATGACCCAGAGTTATTTCCTTACGGAATTAAACTTAGAAAAAAGGGGAAGAAAGTAATTTTCGATTCGCATGAAGATTTACCAAGGGCTTTGCTAAGCAAACCTTATTTGTCGCGCTTTGCAGCAAGGATTATTTCTGCTGTTATGGAAAAATATGAAAATTATTGTTGTCGTAAATATGATGCGTTAGTCACTGCTACCCCTTTTATTAATGAAAGGTTTAAAAAGATTAACACGAACAGTGTTAACGTTAACAATTTTCCTTTTTTAGATGAATTTAATCAAGAGGGATTAATTGAAAAAAAATCTAGTAATAAGGTATGTTATGTTGGGGGGGTTACCAAAATAAGAGGGCTTCATTTTGTTATTATGGCACTGGACCAATCGAGAGCAATATTGCATTTAGCGGGGGGGATTGCTTCCAGTAGCTATCAACAAGAGTTGCAATCTGAAAATGGTTGGGAAAAAGTGAAGTATCACGGGAACGTGTCTCGTGAAAAAGTCAAAGAAATTTTAGGGGATAGTGTGGCAGGCATAGTAACATTTTTACCTGTCCCTAATCATATTAACGCACAACCAAATAAACTTTTTGAGTATATGTCAGCAGGTATTCCGGTTATTGCATCCAATTATCCCTTATGGAAAGGTATTGTTGAGAAATATAAATGTGGAATTTGTGTAGATCCGGAAAGCAGCAATGAAATTGCCAATGCAATAGAATATATTGTTAAAAATCCAAATGAGGCAAAACGTATGGGTGTTAACGGAAGAAATGCAATAGAGCAAGTTTTTAATTGGGAGCAGGAAGAGAAAAAGCTAATTGATCTTTACTGGAGACTCTCTTAA
- a CDS encoding D-glucuronyl C5-epimerase family protein produces MIHKLKVSSKLALIALSILLLSSCSDVLTKNQIKPIIWGCNPVSTKQKLQNFSSGKIEPHPLDLGRYLFYSIHMFAKTKDPFFSDLSNRYLSLINKLYKNPEYFNNGSFKYNFPHGSIKPGWWSGMANSALVAGLTYADHVLETDNQQIINELIKNLSTSYKLGGSLRDEDGESWILEYAWSGMEEESIKSVFNGFAFSLVCLETANQISNNKILDNLVKNGVKALKEQTNRFYYENIKWTKYDLVPTIESPHYAIFDIMLLESLGELLSSEDEWLAKDIDKRREILKNGYKLELCSEKIAGYSVLFSLIGPPHPYWIDIYPIELELLFSNGERRIVKSHPPKDLKIHIADRGFVKVNLTKEDYKTLISVKVNAVYSGEEQEIATYKKSELTLIKKSELLPLTIETKSLIVGFDGTQKEGYIQIEPENKFDYENENYRNNIAQIIFPFKESQNFKENENIVLKVENNMDISPHMFFLYTESGKVFQRYYLPIKKGKNLIVLNTTGFKGSNNAEKITKMVWRIFTSKMAEGGSLKFHNILKTKNNYQLMKSLKNDDFVFEEKKNKGNIY; encoded by the coding sequence ATGATTCATAAATTAAAGGTAAGTTCAAAATTAGCATTAATAGCATTAAGCATTTTGTTGTTATCATCTTGTTCTGATGTATTAACAAAAAATCAAATAAAGCCTATTATATGGGGTTGCAACCCAGTTTCAACCAAACAGAAATTACAAAATTTTTCAAGTGGAAAAATAGAACCCCACCCATTGGACTTAGGAAGGTATTTGTTTTATTCGATACATATGTTCGCCAAAACAAAGGATCCGTTTTTTTCGGACCTGAGTAACCGATATCTAAGCTTGATTAATAAGTTATATAAGAATCCTGAGTATTTCAATAACGGTAGTTTTAAGTACAATTTCCCACACGGTTCAATAAAACCAGGATGGTGGTCGGGAATGGCAAACTCTGCTTTAGTTGCGGGGCTTACGTATGCGGATCATGTACTGGAAACGGATAATCAACAAATAATAAATGAGTTAATCAAAAACTTGTCTACAAGTTATAAATTGGGCGGTAGCTTAAGAGATGAAGATGGTGAGAGCTGGATACTTGAATATGCCTGGAGTGGGATGGAGGAAGAATCTATAAAGTCTGTTTTTAATGGATTTGCGTTTTCTTTGGTTTGTCTAGAAACTGCAAACCAAATTTCTAACAACAAGATACTTGATAACTTAGTTAAAAACGGTGTTAAAGCTTTGAAAGAGCAAACTAACAGGTTTTACTATGAGAATATAAAGTGGACTAAATATGACTTAGTACCCACTATAGAGTCTCCGCATTACGCCATATTCGATATTATGTTATTAGAGTCTTTAGGAGAATTATTGTCTAGTGAAGATGAATGGTTAGCTAAGGACATTGATAAAAGAAGGGAAATATTAAAAAACGGATATAAACTTGAACTATGTTCTGAAAAAATAGCTGGATATTCAGTATTATTCAGCTTAATCGGTCCTCCCCATCCTTATTGGATAGATATTTACCCTATTGAGTTAGAGTTGTTATTTTCTAACGGAGAGAGGAGAATAGTAAAATCACACCCTCCTAAAGATCTAAAAATACATATCGCCGATAGAGGTTTTGTGAAAGTTAATTTGACAAAGGAGGATTATAAAACTTTAATAAGTGTAAAAGTCAACGCCGTTTATTCCGGAGAGGAACAGGAAATCGCTACCTATAAAAAATCGGAACTTACTTTAATAAAAAAATCAGAATTATTACCCCTAACTATTGAAACAAAGAGTTTAATAGTCGGTTTTGATGGAACTCAAAAAGAAGGGTACATACAGATTGAACCAGAAAATAAATTCGATTACGAAAATGAAAATTATAGAAATAATATTGCTCAAATAATTTTTCCTTTTAAAGAGTCACAAAATTTTAAAGAAAACGAAAATATAGTATTAAAGGTTGAAAATAACATGGATATTTCACCCCACATGTTTTTTTTATACACAGAGAGTGGCAAAGTTTTTCAACGATATTACTTACCTATAAAAAAGGGTAAAAATTTAATAGTTCTTAATACCACAGGGTTTAAAGGTAGTAATAATGCTGAGAAAATCACCAAAATGGTTTGGAGAATATTCACAAGTAAAATGGCTGAGGGTGGCTCATTAAAATTTCATAACATCTTGAAAACAAAAAATAATTATCAACTTATGAAAAGTTTAAAAAACGATGACTTTGTTTTTGAAGAAAAGAAAAATAAAGGAAATATATACTAG
- a CDS encoding O-antigen ligase family protein has protein sequence MLEKIKNEGYYYGALLYAFLIPFHQKLATLVLIAWAILSIFSFKKSDTHKNWCWAVLPIFYLLYFIGCFTAETPYFGFLETKLSFLIFPLLFFLHSYTAPQRMNMLKVFIFGLLGAGLLCFIFSCYRSIEIQEGSLYFRANVLGGKGFIEAILYGGNYFFGNYFSIFHQTVYYALYLCSGIAILLFYPKLFSEKSRRCILLIFTLFIFLISNKASFIALGMLFIFRLTIMKISSSKKMIGLIVIFGMMAVFVLMNPRTKEAVKKVTAGELKINKNARYGFTTRILTWDAAWSLIKEKPILGYGAGETQLKLNGVYKEKEYQHPLKETYNAHNLWLQTWLENGILSLLLLVGIFALLFQKSIKNKEYQSFFLALVLLVIINTFFESMFNRFSGVSFFSFLVCFILSISRGEIAKK, from the coding sequence GTGTTAGAAAAAATAAAAAATGAGGGGTATTATTATGGAGCATTATTATATGCTTTTCTTATTCCCTTTCACCAGAAACTAGCCACTCTTGTATTAATTGCATGGGCCATACTATCAATATTTAGCTTTAAAAAATCTGATACACATAAGAATTGGTGTTGGGCAGTCTTACCCATTTTCTACCTACTATACTTTATAGGATGTTTTACTGCAGAGACACCTTACTTTGGTTTCCTGGAGACAAAGCTCTCTTTCTTGATTTTTCCTCTACTATTTTTTTTACATAGTTATACAGCTCCTCAACGAATGAATATGCTGAAGGTTTTTATCTTTGGACTATTGGGTGCGGGTTTACTTTGTTTTATATTTTCATGTTATCGGTCAATTGAGATTCAGGAGGGTTCGCTTTACTTTAGGGCAAATGTTTTAGGAGGAAAAGGTTTTATTGAAGCCATATTGTACGGAGGAAATTATTTTTTCGGAAATTATTTTTCTATTTTTCACCAAACAGTTTATTATGCTTTATATCTCTGTTCAGGCATAGCAATACTACTTTTTTATCCAAAATTGTTTAGTGAAAAATCAAGAAGGTGTATACTTCTAATTTTTACTTTGTTTATCTTTTTAATTTCGAATAAGGCGAGTTTTATAGCATTGGGAATGCTTTTTATTTTTCGTTTAACTATAATGAAAATCAGTTCTTCAAAAAAAATGATTGGTCTTATTGTTATTTTTGGAATGATGGCGGTATTTGTTCTTATGAACCCGAGGACGAAAGAAGCAGTTAAAAAAGTAACAGCGGGTGAATTGAAGATAAATAAAAATGCTAGATATGGTTTTACAACGCGAATATTAACTTGGGATGCTGCATGGTCTCTCATCAAAGAAAAACCTATCTTGGGTTATGGTGCTGGCGAAACTCAATTAAAATTGAATGGAGTATATAAAGAAAAAGAATATCAACACCCACTCAAAGAAACTTATAATGCACATAATCTTTGGTTACAAACCTGGCTTGAAAATGGAATTTTAAGCCTTTTATTACTTGTGGGAATTTTTGCTCTTTTGTTTCAAAAGAGCATTAAAAACAAAGAATATCAAAGCTTCTTTTTGGCACTAGTTCTTCTGGTAATAATAAACACCTTTTTTGAAAGTATGTTCAATCGATTTTCGGGTGTTTCTTTTTTTTCCTTCCTAGTCTGTTTTATTTTATCAATATCGAGAGGTGAGATAGCTAAGAAATGA